The genomic window TGTACGAGGAAAACAGAATTAGGAGCTCTTCTATATATGAAAGATTGAGTACCTTATCCGCCCGTTACGAGTCATGTAGATATGGAACTCTTTTGTCAAGCGATCGACTTGTTCAGGTGTCATACCACTGTAGCAGAACATTCCAATCTGTCCACAAaatcaaaagaatatttttgcaTTATTACAATTTCAGAACTAATATTATGCTAAATTCCCATCAAAGCATAATTTGTTTGATTGCTAAGTTACCTGATTAGTGATATGTTCCCATGACATTGGTGAACCCAACTTTTCAAGGTTCTCTTTGAGTGCTGTTCGCATTCCAATGATACGATCAGCCATACCCTGAGACAAATGGCAGGGGGGGAAATGCTCAACTCCAAACACACCAATTCTTATAATTATGAcagttttcataatttttcttTACTTTAAAAGGGTTTGGAAGGATGAACTATAACTACCTTGACCTCTTTCAGCCATAAACTTTTCAACTCCGGATCACCAAGAATAGTTGAAACAATTAATGCACCATGAACGGGTGGGTTGCTGTACATAGGTCTAGCAATCTGTTGTAACTGGCTCTTAACAGCAACTGCTTGCATCTCATCATCACATAGAATACTgcagaaaaaagataaaaataaggAATGGTCTCTCAATTGTGTTTGTTTTCAAAGTCTTTGTTCTAATAAGTGCAATGAGAAAAGATTTAAACATCTTCAATGTATGCCTTGAGAAATACAGTAACTTCTGTTGAATCCCCAAGGGCAAATCCCAGTTCATTCATTGAATCTGTAAAGTTCAAAGTCTATTGATTGAATGCCCACTATATAATGGGACTAACATGTAGCTGGAGAAATGGGAAAAGGTAGGAAAATATCCAAAACAAACATAATTAAAAGAGATGGGAATGAGCTGttgcagaagaaaaaaaaaggacaattaAAACAGGGAAATGAATACCTAAGGCATCCTGCTCTTTGTCCATAAAGTCCCATGTTTTTCGCATATGACTGTGCACATCCAATTTGATGTCCATCTTCAAGAAATATTCGAATTGCCTTGGCATCTCTCTCTGGATCACCACTAGCAAATCCTTGGTATGCCATGTCGAAGAACGGAAAATGTTTCTTCACCTGAAAGGCATCAAGAAAATAGAACTACTATAACTGGAAAAAACAATATAGCAAATGACCATTGACAATTGTCACCTTTCTATACCTTGAACTGATGAGATATCTCCCTCCATTGTTCCTCTGAAGGATCTACTCCAGTGGGATTATGCGCACAAGCATGAAGCAAAAAGAATGAACCATCTGGAGCATTCTGGGATACCAAAGGAAATGATAAATGAAATTAGATGTAAACAAAAACAACCTGTCAACAAGGCACAAACCTCCAGACCAGAGAATGGGAAGTTTTTCATTGTTCAAATTCAAGAGGATGGGAAGTTTTTCATTTCTGTATTAGATTTACTTCAAGTGTGGGATTTTTGAGAAGCTAAGGGTCAGCATCTGACAACAGCACAGAAAATATGGTCCAAGTCATTTTAAAGATTTTTCATGAACAGATAAATTACCTTGATATCATCCATTAGGCCTGCAAAGTCAAGTCCTCTTGACTCTGGATGGTAATAGGTAAATGTCTTTTGTGGTACTTGGGCATCCCTCCAAATATTGTGATGGCTGAAGAATTTCATGAGCTAAGAACGTATAAAGAATGCAAACTACCAAAGAgatgcttaaaaaaaattcaaagataAATAAATGCTGAAAATATGGGTCTATCAATCAGAAAAAAATGGAGTCTAAACATGCGTGGAATTGTGTGAAAGTCAAAGTAGAATATATCCCAACTTACTTGGCCCATGTAGGTGTGGGTATATAAATCTGTGAATCTGGCAAGAAACGCTTCTGGAAATCTGCAAAGAGGCGACATGCACCAGTTCCTGAAAGAGCCTGCACTGCTGCGATCCTCTTGTCCTTGATGAACTCACAGTTCTCCCCATAGGCCAGTTTAAGTGATTCTTCAATCATCTTTATGCTTCCACCCATTGGAAGGTACTCCCTAATTTGCAAATTTGATTGGTTTAGTTCCGCGAACAAAATGGTTTAAGATTAGAAGAACTCATTTTAAGCACTCACATATATTCTAGAACTGAACATGTAGATGTACCCTAGTGAATCCCCATTTTCTATAATTCGCAATATATTGCAATTTGTAACTATATCATCTGACACACTCGAGAATCTAAAATAAATTGccactccctctgtttttaaaGAGCAGATATCATATAATGCGTTCAGtgaaaactcaaaatcttaaatcatgaagagataaaaaaaaatgatagattTTGATATGTGAAAATGATATTAGAATATTTTCATGAAAATCACTTTCATATAGTTAtactttaaattaattttgtaaatATATAGTGAGAAAAATAATGATGAAACATATGCATTGGAGACTGCCTCGATATCCAAAGcgttaaggaaaaaaaacgtAGCATAGCACAAAAATGTGTAAACATAGTTCAAACTGAATTTTTTTACTTTGCACCGTTGCCTACTTAGCTGAAAGGATAGTGAGTTAGTGACCCTCCAATAAAGAAATCAAAGTGAATTTACATACTACTCCTATAAATTCTGATCAGCACCCCTTGTTGAAGAGAAGTTAAATGAGGGATGACAGAAAACAAGTGGAATTTAAGTCACAAGATTGAAGAGAAGTTAAATGAGGGATGACAGAAAACAAGTGGAATTTAAGTCACAAGATTGCACATCAAGCTGGCAACGGCATATATAAAAGTTGGGGTCACATCAAATAATCAGTAGTAGCACATCCCTATGGACCAAGCAAAGTTCCACCGTTTTCTAAAGCAGAGGAAAAGACGAACAATGGAGAAAAGCCGCAACAAGTGCCCCTGTTTTGCAATTCCATTCCACCAATGAAATGATTAGAAGGCTAAATCCTCAGGTACTCGAACAAAATGTGTGTCATCGTGGACTCCAACCACCATGATTAGGATATGACTATTTTCTAATGCGCCACCTGGAACACCGAAGAGTCATTCTTTAAGGAAAAAACAGGGAGCACTACCTCCTCGAAACGTATTTGTCACTGTTAGTACTACactttttaaaacttgattattattttgataAATGAATTTTTAAATACTTTTTACTAGAAAATATTACTCAAATGCAAGGCAAATAGTTTTCTAAAAAAGCTATGAGTTATCTCCGAGTTGGTCAAATCTTCAATAGTAGTATCAATCGTAACAATTAGAAATGGAGTTCGTGTTAAAAAAAGACCGGTTAACATGATAGTAGTAATGTGTTGAACTTGACAGATATGAATGCTCCCTttaaatttcttcttcttttttaagagCCCCTGAAGAAAAAATTGGCCAGCAACATGTCGAACTCGCACACGATCCATCAAATGCTGAACATAAATGCAGGAAAGCGTACGCAATATGTTGGCAGTCGACGTCAAAGCCATCAATGGATTCCCCAGGACCTAAGAAAAACTAGTCGCACCAGCTAGCAGTTTTGCGATCACAcgcgagaagaagaaaaaaaaaaggagagaagatgaaaaaaaaagaaaaagaaaagcggAGCCGAATGAGATCTCACATGTTCATGCTCCCGGCGatccgccgctccgcctcgcgCACGCACTCCAGCACCACGGGCTTCCCGCTGTCGTCCCGGTACGCGCCCTGCGgcgaacacacacacacagctcGGGGATCAATCGAGACAATTCATGATgaaacggaggaggaggaggaagggaacaGATACGCACGACGCCGACGTTGACTTTGTCCGGGGAGGGGTCGGCGAGGAACGCCTCGGTGACGCCGAGGATGGGGTCCTTGGCGGCCGGCTCCACGTGGCCGAACCACGACGCCAtcgacctcgccgccacggCCCCCATcaatcgccgccgcgccacaGGAGGccccgcggcagcggcggcggctcgtgaCATCGCCATGCGCGCGCGAtcggaggagagagggggaaggtgAGGTGTGGGGAGGAGGTGACTTGGATTCAGGGGGGGAAACCAAGCCGACGGCTGCGTGTGTGCATCGCTCTGTTCACTTTCTCTGGTCTACTTGTTGCGGGCGAGGCGGGTCCGCGGGTGAGTCGCTCACGTGCCACTGCATGTGGGGTCCAGGGGGGGTTTGAGCTTTTTGGTTCGTTGGAACTTGGAACTCTCGAGAAGCCGCGTCTTTCTGCTCTCGTAATCCCATTTCTGTTTAGGCTTTTTTGTTTTCGTGACCTCGGTTGTTTGACTGTTTAAGGGGCATTTGCCTTGTTAATTGAGCCAGGTTGGGAGGTCACGGGGGTCAGATTAGTGAGAGGGATACAGAAGAATGGTTTCATCGCAGGCGCAGCTGCCGAACAATTATAAAACGATATACAGTCTGGCATGATCGTGTTAAAAGATGATGGATTTGGACAACGTGCAGTCTCAAGTACCAATCCAACGGCAGGATTAGTTACAACTTACAATGGGCGCCCATAGAATCGCTCCGGCAAAACTCAGATGCACATGCTATTTCTTATCcctactttcccaactcacctcctttatttttcttatttttcgcgcatacatttttcaaactactaaataattatttttttcttaaaaaattctatataaaaattaaagtcatattaatctacttttcaaatttattttagctaatactccctccatctatttttgatagtcatatttcatcttggcacaatgACTAAGGATAAGTAAGTCtaattatcatctatttaaacatgctactagttattccttgtaaacaagcgattcattaatatttacatttctcgatgcccatgtagccaatcttatgtggaagaatggagattCACACATTAAATCCGAAAAAGTTATTAAGAGGATAGGTGGTTAgattgaaatatgtctatcaaaagtAAAATTTTCAGGTTTagaaatatgtctatcaaaagtGGATGGAgaaagtacttaattaatcatgcattaaaCGCTACTTCATTTTGCGTAACAGGGAGTGAGGGTTCCCAAATACACCTCATggtaatcctatcttactataaccCACTAAATCCTAAAGCTCAACACGCGAAGATTCCACATCATCATGCATTAacaagataccacatcatcatccactaacaattactattgcatttaaacatcatgcaaatatgttatattatctataattttatagtttattaaattttagagttttaaaatgtaagcatgttaaatcattgtcccacataattcacataatattttaatatatatcttcattattttttataatatcatatatacatatataattcatCCTCAGTTagtgttatttctctcttctcccattGAATGAtttcacatcaattgtttttagccttagatgattaatctatggtccaaagtATCTCACTCCCTTTCTTCTTTCATAAAACCAcatcatcttacttttacatttgaatcaacattttatgtactatttaaatttaaattatcataaaccatatcAACTTATGTAAGTTTATATTATTTAGCTATTTTAtacattatttttacttattggTATCATACTGAACCCCCGCAACAACGCGCGGGGTTTCAGCTAGTTACAGGAATAGCACAAGGAGAGACCATCCAATGGTCTCGTATTAAAATTGGGGGAAAACAAAAggttatatgaaaatatttataatagAATAAAGTTGTCGATGTTGGTCATGCACCTAAGCGCATGCCTAGGAATCACACATCAACGACACAAGCACATGAGGGAAAGCCTAGCACCAAATTCGTAACTGCTATGTGTGGCTGATCGCCACCGGTTAACAGCTACACCATAGGACATATTATCCAAAAACGATACCGCCATGAAGGTTACGATGCCAAACACGTCGCCATCGCCCTTCCATTACCCTGAACATAGTTTTTACCTAGATATTCCCGTTAGAGAGGTAGGAGGGAGGTACCTCGATAGTGCCCCAATGGGGTTACGGCATCCTCGAAAATAACTAGCTAGACTTAAGCCTAGACCCTTGCAACCATCTTGTCATAGTTCGTTGCCCATCATCTCAGTTACCATCATCCAAACGTGACCGCACATGGCCTCCACCACACTGGACCAACACCCGTTTGCCGGTCGACTTCCAGTCCTGACCCTTAGGATTGCCACTGCAACCCATCGCTAGTGCCTTGCACCCCGCTACCGCTCTTCTGTGTGCTTGCTCAGGCCTCCTCCGCCCCACCTGCCTCATCATTGGATCTAACCAAGGAAACATGGATGGGCGACTTTGCCTTGGTAGCCCAAGACTTCCCCTATTGACCAATTACCTCTATCCTACCTATAAAACTCCCCACAAAAGAAGGGACGGAGCTCCACAAGGAGATGAGAGCCCCCGACCAACATCAAGGGTGATGGACCATCGTCGCCAACGCCCTCTACCCCTTGCAGCCACACCCTGTGTCTTAGTCCCTCTTTCACCTCTTTGCTCACCGGCCTCCACTTCGAATCTGCCCAAACAAAGCCTGGAAGCGAGCGTCGTCGTCTCGGCAGCCCAACCCTATTTGTTCGGCCATTGCCTCCACACCTATGGAGCACCACAccgaaggaggagaggaactTCATGAGGGAGGTACCTGACTAACGTCAAGGAAGCCAGCCCACCGTCACTGCTCCCGCGATCACCACCAACCACAGCCAGTCGCGTTGAGGAAGCCCTGCCTCCATCCAAACACCCCCAATGTCGGCATCTTGTGGGCCTGCCACCTCCCTACCACATCTCTACGCCGTATAGCCCACCTCGTTCAATTCGTGCTGCCAAATAGCGGTCACCTCATCTCGACCTTGATACTACTGCCTCCACACCTGCCGCTGCCAAATCTAATAATTCCTGTCGTCACCGACCGTGCACACAACGCTTCCTGCTTGTCCATGAGTCTGCCAAGCGAACCGCCACCTTTGGACTGTCTCACCGTCAAGCCCCTACCGGTGACCTGCGCCCGAGCCTGCtcgggaaaaaagagagagcctCGCCACCACCCTCAAGGCAACTACACTGAACAGTGATACCAGGACAATCGAAAAAAACCTTCCCTATCAATCCAACTCACCAACATTCTATAATAAGCTACAGGGAACTGAAACAAGATACGACCAGTTGTTTCCTTCTTTTGACATACTCCAAAACCATCCTAATTTCCACAACTATGTGAACTGCGCAAGGTAAACTATCTCTATCTAccataaacaaaaaaaagttttatcTTTAGAGATCTAGGGTCTGTAATTAGGGACCTTGTGTGAGATGCTCTTACTTGTACAAATAACTCCGATTCTCCTACCAATTACTCTCCAAAAGTAATCCTTCTATATAATGATCTAGGAGTAATTTCAATTGGCCATACCAGTTCATCTGGATCATGCATGATTCATAATCACCTCCCAGAAGCATAACCATTGATTGATTTCACAAAAAATATCGCATCAGCTTCAGTGAAATTTCTTCTGAACTCTTCCCAGTAAGCTCCACCTTCTAATTCTTGCACATAGCATATCTATTGCCTCTTCATCTTGTGACTTATATAATGATGGGAACAAAACCCTCACCAAACATCTCCCCAGAAGGATCAAGGATGTACTAGTTCCATAttaacttctttttttcctctcacaAAAATCTCTCTCACCAAGATTTGATTTCATGCAAGTATGTAACTCTTTCTAGAACAGCAAGCCACCAACAGATGACCTCGGAAAAAGAACCTCTTTGATTCAGATACTTCTTCCTAAGCAAGATATGAGGAATTCTTCTCTAGTTTTGTAATCCACTTAACAAACATATCTTCATAGCTCTGGACCTCTGGTACAACATACttgttggagtgtataaagtgaattgcccgcctttccctatcagcttaggcttttaggtgTAATTGGCTagtgcatgcaacttaatatgATATCAGAGCCAGAGGTCTCGAGTTCGAATCCTGGCTGGCGCacaattatataaaataattgCAGCCCACTCCAATATTCTACGCTTGAAACTTGAGGGGGgcgcaattaaataaaataattgcagcccactccaatattccacgcttgagacttgagggggtctcgcgtgagggggagtgttgaagtgtataaagtgaattgcccgctTTTCCTTATTagcttaggcttttaggtgTAACTAGCTagtgcatgcaacttaatacATACTACTATCCGTGAAACTTATACCACCAAACGACTCTTTGGTCTGCAAAGTATCCCATCTCAATTGCATCATCACTTGTACCTCTAAGAAATAAATTTCCCAAGAACGAAACACACACATTACCAAAAATTTctcaagcaaagaaacaataCTCCAGTTAAATGGAGCTCCACCCCTTTGCAGCAGGAAGAGGAGGAATACTCTGCTCATTCCTGAAGAAATCATCAGGATCAACCAtggccttcaccgccgccaacCTCTCGAAATTGCCCCTGAAATACTTCTCCCCCCAAACCTTACCCTTCGTGTAGCTCGTCACATTCCCCTCGATCTCATTCCTCCCAAGATCCATGTCCCTGTAGTTGACATACCCAGTTCTTGGGTTCTTGGACACGTACGGCTCCATCTCGCCATACAGTCCCCTGACCCAGCTCAGATGCCTCTCCAATGTCTCTGCTCCGTGCTCGAACCAGAACGAGTAGTACTGGAGGTTGTACAGGTTGCCCTTCCGGTGCGGgaacggcgtcgccgccggcgagacgcGGGCCATCTCGCCGCCGTAGGGGTCGAGGATGAGCAGCCCGGCGTCGTGCTCCTCCAGCCATGGCCATGTGCTCTCCCAGGCGTGGCGTGGGATGGGTTCTTGGACGTAGTCGGATTTGGCCTTGAAGTATCTGTCCGGCTCGGTGCCCCTGTCCAGGAGGAGCTCCAGTGGCTTGGAGCTGGAGTAGAAGGCGAAGTAGACGGTGGATTGGATCCAGGTGATCTCCTCGCAGTCGGACTGCGTCATCCCGAGCTCCGGGAAGCGAGCTCGCATgaggcgggcgaggcggcggcaccggccGAGGAACAGGGACTCGAACTGCGCGTGCTGGCTCTGCACGACGACGCGGAGGATGACGTCTCGGGGCAGTGAGGGGGAGATCTCTTGCCATTTGGTGATGAGGTCGGTGGCGGATTGGTTTCTCGGGCGGCGGATGGTGAACACGGTGACCGTCTCCGGGACGCGGACCAGCCGCAGCTTCCAGGACAGCACGACGCCgaagctctcgccgccgccgcccctgatTGCCCAGAAGAGGCCCTCCCCCATGGTGGTCCTGTTCAGGAGCCGGCCGTCGGCGTCCAcgaggacggcgtcgaggaCGTTGTCCGCGGCGAGGCCATACCTGCGCATCAGCGTGCCGAATCCCCCGCCGCTGATGTGGCCCCCGACGCCGACGGTCGGGCAGACACCGGCCGGGAACGCGAGAGTGCGGCTCGCGGCGCCCACCGCGTAGTAGAGCTCGCCGAGCGTGGCGCCCGACCCGACCCACGCCTCGGCGCGATCGGCGTCCACGCGGACGtcgcggagcgcggcgaggtcgaGCACCGCGAACCGCTCGCGGCGGTCGAGGGAGAGGTAGGAGAGGCCCTCGTAGTCGTGCCCGCCGCTGCGCGCGCGGACGCGGACCCCGTGGCGCCGGCCGCACCGCACCGCGGCCTGGGCGTGGCCCGCCTCGGCGGCCGCGACGATGGCGAGCGGCCTCGGCGTCCCCGGCGTGACGAAGCGGAGGTTCCGGATGGAGGAGACGAGCGTCGGGGCGTAGGACGCGGAGCCCGGGGTGTGGACCAGCCGtggcgggacggcggcggcggcgaggcagcggaTGAACgcgtcgtcatcgccggcggcgaatcCGGCGATGCCGCTGCTGCAGGAGATAGCGAGGGTGCAGAGGATCAGGACGAGCAGGCGCGATGCTGCCGTTGGCGTCGTTGACATGATCGATTCCACTCTGGGGCTTTCTCGTCTCGCTAACTTGTCGAACTGGTGGAATTAGTGGGACCAACGATCGAAACGTGGGAAGACTGGTGGTATAGATGGCCATCTGGGCCGCACGGTCGTGCTTGCGCCAGAATCTATGACCGGCACGGCCCGCAAACACACTGAGTCATGTCGTGATGGTCACAGGCTGCACCTCAGACCTAAGCACGACCCACCAGTAGTTAGACCGTGCCGTGCTGGCCACGGGATGCACCTCAGGCCTAAACACGGTTCACCAATAATCGGGCCATGCCGTACCGGCTTGAAGGCATGGATAGCCCATCGTACCTTcattaaaataagtctattttcttCGGTCATCGACTCATGCGACGCTTTGGATCTTGATCGGAAAGAGAAGGGGATACAGCCGACGGGGACGGGACTCTCGCATCGAGCCGCCAGCCCGCCACCCGTGGCCCTGCCCTGTGCTCGCGAGTTGCGCCGCTCCCTCCAGCCAACCGAAGGCACCATCGAGTCTCGCGTCCAACGGCCTGCATCGCGCTCCGCTCCCTCCATCCCGTAGCGACGTACAATTCGCTTCCCATGCCCATGGTCCATGAAGTAGGAAGAGGAGGTCGTGCTCAAGCTCTGCGCCCACCGCCCACGCGtccatgtatgtatgtatggatggatggatggaaccATGTTGCTTGATACTGTGAATCTAAGTTTGTGAGGAATTTAGTGTCAATCGCTTGATTTCTTGTTTGAACTGGACAGCCACATCCACATGaaggattttaattttatagagATATGTGAATATATGATGTTATAAgcagttttttttgttgttgttgttgctgctgctttcgGATTTATATCGTGAGCTAAAGCACCTTTTCATCACTTCAGAGGTAGCAGACATGGAAGAACATATTCTGAAAACATTTGTTCAACAATCAGCATTTCAAACATGATAAGCTCAATGGATCATCTCATCTGTCTAAATCGTATTATCATAAAttccaaaaacaacaaaaaaaaaaatgagtatttgggttaattggatccatgccattaaaaTTATGGAagttttgaaatatgccattacTATTCGCGTATTTGAAATCATACTACACTACTTGTTTGTAATCTAAGTGGCGTCACTAACAAACGTATTTTGCATGTATTGGACAAAATTGCCCTCATCTTCTATCCCCTCTGTTCCCTCATCTTCTACCCCTCTATCTATTATCTCATCCTCCCCTTTCTCTATCCTGAATCCCGTCATCGCCGGCAACGCCTCCCCACTGCTCCACAACTAGGTCAACCTGTCCGCGTCCACCGCGCCACCGCAGGAGCTCAAGATGGCAGAGAGCACCGAGCAGGTCCACCCATGGTCGCTCTCTCCTCTGTCCTCACTGCTTCGGaatcgtcatcgtcgttgtcgccCAGGACTCCTCACGACGAGGAGAGGTGACCGGATCTAGGCTAAAGAGGAGCGGCAACCTCATTTGGgactcgtcatcgtcgtcttcaTCATGCGCCACTGTGCTAGCCTCCTTCCTCGACTCTGCCTTCCCGGACAAAGAGTGCCGAAGAGGGATAAGGCCGCAACTGTGGCAGCCATGTCCATTGTCGGCCACGcttgcggccgccgccgtcgagccatCGCCGCTCTCTTAGGTTGtcgaagagagaaaagaaggaaggggaagaagggagaagggTAATTTGGTCTAGAATTTGTTGTAAATACATCCAAGGGATAAAtagtggcatatctcaaatatgtgtaaaattataatggcgtGGTTCCATATACTTGATTACTAGTGGTATATTTCAAAagcaatatatttttaatggcaTATATTCAATTAACGTGTTTTGGGCAAACTTGTTTTCCCACGCGTTATAGTGAAAACTTTTGGAATATGTTTGTTATGGGAGTATATATTATTGATATTGGATCTAGAAGCATAATTTTATATAACGTGTGTTACGGGTGGACATGGTTTCAAAAGTTTTCACTCTAACGCGTGGGATatcatctacttcctccgtttcaggttaggGCATCCATAATGTGAagcaaaagtagtccataggcaatattatattccattcaGCTACCTATTaccattgtgcaacta from Oryza glaberrima chromosome 6, OglaRS2, whole genome shotgun sequence includes these protein-coding regions:
- the LOC127775557 gene encoding aspartate aminotransferase, mitochondrial-like, with product MAMSRAAAAAAGPPVARRRLMGAVAARSMASWFGHVEPAAKDPILGVTEAFLADPSPDKVNVGVGAYRDDSGKPVVLECVREAERRIAGSMNMEYLPMGGSIKMIEESLKLAYGENCEFIKDKRIAAVQALSGTGACRLFADFQKRFLPDSQIYIPTPTWANHHNIWRDAQVPQKTFTYYHPESRGLDFAGLMDDIKNAPDGSFFLLHACAHNPTGVDPSEEQWREISHQFKVKKHFPFFDMAYQGFASGDPERDAKAIRIFLEDGHQIGCAQSYAKNMGLYGQRAGCLSILCDDEMQAVAVKSQLQQIARPMYSNPPVHGALIVSTILGDPELKSLWLKEVKGMADRIIGMRTALKENLEKLGSPMSWEHITNQIGMFCYSGMTPEQVDRLTKEFHIYMTRNGRISMAGITTGNVAYLANAIHEVTKTK
- the LOC127775782 gene encoding berberine bridge enzyme-like Cyn d 4, encoding MSTTPTAASRLLVLILCTLAISCSSGIAGFAAGDDDAFIRCLAAAAVPPRLVHTPGSASYAPTLVSSIRNLRFVTPGTPRPLAIVAAAEAGHAQAAVRCGRRHGVRVRARSGGHDYEGLSYLSLDRRERFAVLDLAALRDVRVDADRAEAWVGSGATLGELYYAVGAASRTLAFPAGVCPTVGVGGHISGGGFGTLMRRYGLAADNVLDAVLVDADGRLLNRTTMGEGLFWAIRGGGGESFGVVLSWKLRLVRVPETVTVFTIRRPRNQSATDLITKWQEISPSLPRDVILRVVVQSQHAQFESLFLGRCRRLARLMRARFPELGMTQSDCEEITWIQSTVYFAFYSSSKPLELLLDRGTEPDRYFKAKSDYVQEPIPRHAWESTWPWLEEHDAGLLILDPYGGEMARVSPAATPFPHRKGNLYNLQYYSFWFEHGAETLERHLSWVRGLYGEMEPYVSKNPRTGYVNYRDMDLGRNEIEGNVTSYTKGKVWGEKYFRGNFERLAAVKAMVDPDDFFRNEQSIPPLPAAKGWSSI